From the Campylobacter sp. MIT 99-7217 genome, the window CGATCTTTGCTTTTGTGAATACACAGATCATGGGCATTGTGGCATTATAAATCCTTGCACTAAGGAGGTGGATAATGACGCTACGCTTGAAATTTCAGCCAAACAAGCCTTAGTTCATGCAAGAGCCGGGGTTGATATGATAGCACCAAGTGGCATGATGGACGGCATTATAAGCACGCTTCGCACGGCTTTAGATGAAAATGGCTTTGAAAATTTGCCTATCATGGCGTATTCGACTAAATTTGCTTCAAGTTATTATGGTCCTTTTAGGGAAGTGGCTGATTCAACCCCTAGTTATGGAGATAGAAAGAGCTATCAAATGGACTTTGCTAACGGCAAAGAAGCCTTAGCTGAAAGCCTCGAAGATGAGGTTCAAGGAGCTGATATTTTGATGATAAAACCAGCACTTGCTTATCTTGATGTGGTCAAAGAGCTTAGTCAAAACACGCTTTTGCCAATTTGCGTTTATAATGTAAGCGGCGAATACGCACTTTTAAAAGCTGGGGCTAAGCTTGGGGTGATTGATTATGAAAAGGTGCTTTTTGAAACGATGATAGCCTTTAAAAGAGCTGGTGCTAAACTCATCATCACTTATCATGCTAAAGAGCTGGCTAGAATGTTAAAAGCAAGGGATTAGAATGCAAGTTCTCACAGACTCAAATAACAATAAAATTTACGGCGATTTAAGCTTGCAAAGAAATCTTAAATTTGATTTTAAGGGTAAAAACAACATTCTTTTTCTTGCTGGCGTTAGCACTAATGTTAATGTTACTTTTTATGGCGATAATGGCTTGCTTTTTCATGCCGGTGGAGGCTGGAGCAATGGTTCTTTTAGTATCATAACCAATGGGCTTTGTTATGTTGGGTGTAATAGCACTACAAATGGTGTAACTTATAGAGCTTGTGAAGGAAAAAGTATTATCATAGGCGATGATTGTATGTTTTCTTGGAGTATTTGGCTATTAACATGTGATCATCATTTGATTTTTGATGAGAATTCTTATAAACGCATAAATCATAGTAAAAGCATTTTTGTAGGAGATCATGTTTGGATAGCTCAAGAAGTAGGAGTTTTAAAGGGAAGTTTGGTTGGAAGTGGCAGTGTTTTGGGTGCGAAAAGTATTAACGCTGGATTGAAATTTTCAAATGCTATTTATGCTGGAAATCCTAGTCGCTATCTTAAAAAAGATATTTTTTGGAGTAGAGAAGATCCTATTGCCCAAAGGTGGGATAAGGATAAAACAGCTCAGTTTTCATCTATGCATAAAGATGACTTTAAATTTGACTTCGAAAAGGATAAATTTTTAAATCCAAGCTTGCTTGATAAGCGTTTAGATGAGCTTGAAAGTGCTTATGAAAAGCTTGAGTTTGTGTATGATTATATCTACAACAACACGCATAAAAACCGCTTTGCCTTGTTTGAAGATAGTGATATAAGCAAGTGCGAGCTTTACAAAGATGAGAGCAAAACGCCTTTTAAAGAGCTTAAATTCGAAATGCTTAAGCCAAAGCCAGCAGCTAAGCCAGCGATAAAAGAGCCAGCTAAAATAAATGGAGCAGTTTTAAGAGTGAAAAACCAGCTTTCATATAAGCTAGGCAGTGCGATGATAAGCAATTCAAAGTCTTTGAAAGGCTATTTTAAGCTACCTTTTATCTTGTATCAAATTTCAAAAGAACATAAATTTGAAGCCAAAGTCCAAGAAATCAATATCAAACAAGGTCTTATCCCGCAGCCTTTAAGGCTTGAAGAATTTAAAGATTATAAAGAGGCTTTGAAATTTAAAGAGCATTTAAGCTATAAGCTTGGATCTGCCCTCATAAAAGCTTGTAATAACGCTTGGGGGGGGGGGGTTGCTCAAGTTCGTATTTATCGATGTGCGTAGGGTAATTAAAGAGCATAAAAATAAAAATTTAAGGAAAGATTGATGAGACATTTTTTGACTTTAAGGGATTTTAGCAAAGAAGAAATTTTAGAGCTTATAAATTTTGCTAGCTCTATTAAAAAAGAGCCTAAAAAACTGCTGGTGGATAAGAGTTTGGCGATGATTTTTGAAAAAAACTCCACACGCACGAGAATGGCTTTTGAGCTTGGCATTAAGGAGCTTGGCGGAAGGTCTTTGTTTTTAAGCTCAAATGACTTGCAAATAAGCCGCGGCGAGCCTATCAAGGACACGGCTAGAGTGATCGGGTCTATGGTGGATTTTGTTATGCTGAGGGTAAATTCTCATGAGAGCTTGCTAGAGTTTGCAAGGTATTCTAAAGCTCCTATTATCAATGGTTTAAGTGATCTTTACCACCCAACTCAAGTGCTTGGAGATTTGCTCACCATAAAAGAGTTTAATAAACAGGGCAAAGTAGCCTTTATCGGCGATGCTAATAACATGGCAAATTCATGGCTCATTGCTGCTTCTATACTTGGTTTTGAAATCGCTCTTGCTATCCCGCAAAACTATGCTATCAATGCCGAAATTTTAGAATTTGCCAAAAATGAAGCTAAAAAAAGTGGGGCAAAAATTCTTATCACTCACGATAAATTTGAGGCTTTAAAGGGAAAAGATGTGGTGATTACTGATACTTGGATTTCTATGGGCGAGGAAGCTAAAAAGGTACAAAAACTTAAGGATTTTGAGGGTTTTATCGTAGATAACAAGGCTATGAGCGTGGCAAATGAGGGGGCGATTTTCTTACACTGCTTGCCAGCTTACAGAGGCTATGAGGTAAGCGAAGAAGTCTTTGAAGCACATAGCGAGGTGATTTTTACCGAGGCAACAAACCGCTTGCATGTGGTAAAGGCTGTTTTGTGCTTTTTGGATAAATTTAGAGGAATTTAGTCTCTTAGAGACTAAATTCTAAATAAACCATCTCCAATACACAAGAGCAAAAATCGCTACAAAAAATACCCCAGCAAGAGCGAGCAAAAAGCCATACTTAGCCATGTCCCAAGCACTAATTCCACCCTGTGCAAAAACTAGGGCATTTGGCGGTGTGGAAATTGGCACGATGAAAGAAAAACTTGCACATATTGTCATCACAAGCATAGATAAAACCCTTTGTTCTTCTGTTAAAAAACCGCCTGTTGCGACATTGATGATAGGTAAAATGATGGCAATAAGAGCCGTTGTTGATAAAAAACTTGTTAAGATGATAGCCCAAAAACAAGCAAAAAGTATAAAAAATATAAAAGGGGTATCTTTAAAAAGTAGGAAAAATTCTTCAAAAGCCCCACCAAGCTCACTTTGAGAAAAGGCAGTGGCTATGCAAAAGCTAGCACCAAACAAGAAGATCAGCTCGTAAGGAATAGACTTTGAATCATTCCAAGTCAAAAAGCCTATCTTAGGTAAAAACATCATTAAGCCAAAGGAAAGCAAGATCAAATTTTCATTAAGTCCTAAGCCATTATACAGGGGTTTAATTGGCGAATTTAAAAAAAGCACAACAAGTAGAGCAAGTAAGAAAAAAAGCATTCTTTTGTGTTTTTTGTTGATTTTTACATCTTCAAAAGCTCTTAAGTCAAGTTGCATGTCCTTGGTATTGCGAGAAAGGATCTTAACCATAGCTACAAGCATGAGTAGGGTTAAAGGTAGCATCATAAAAATCCAAGTAGCAAAGCCTATGCTTTCAAGCCCACTTGATTCTAAAAAGCCAAGATAGATCAAATTTGGAGGGCTACCAATGGGCGTTGTAATCCCACTAATACTTGCTGCAAAGGCGATAGCAAGCAAAAAACGGGTCCTTAAAAAAGGATCTTCGCTAATGCTCATAGCAACAGGAAGTAAAAGCAAGGCTACTGTTGAGTTTGAAAGAGCTGACCCTAAAAGAACGCAAGCTAGTGCAAGTGCTGAGATCACGCCCTTTGGAGTCTTAGGAAATTTATCCAAAAAAGTTTTGGCTATAACTTTGTGAAGTCCTATTTTTTCAGTTGCAGCTGCGATCATAAAGCCACCTAAAAATAAAAACAAAATAGGATTAGCATAATTTGCCGTTGCACTATGTGTATCTAGGATACCAAAACTAGGAAACAAGATGATAGGTAAAAGTGAAACTACGCCAATAGGCAAGGCTTTGTTAGTCCAAAGAGTAACCAAAAAGGCTACTATACTTAACAAAACAGACACCTTAAATGAGGCATGAAGATAAAAAAATGATATAAGAAGGGTAATGATTTGAAAAAACAAAGCCAAGGCTATACCTTTTAGGACTTTACTGAGCTTTTCTTCATTATTTACTTGAGTTTTTTTTGCCTGAGTCATTCTTAACCTTGAAATGAAAATATTTTTGAGATTATAGCTAAAAATTATCTTTTTATTAGTAAAATAAGCTTAAATTTTAAGGCAAAAATTGATAAAATGAAAGATTATTTTTAAGGAAAATTGATGAAAGAGCTTGAAAAAAAAGACTCCTGTCTTGAAAAAATCGATAAATTTAGAAAAAGTTTAGGTATCAAAAAAGCCGATCAAACCGTGCTAGAAATCACTAAAACAAACAACGAAAATGAAAAAACTTTAAGCTTAAAAAGCGGACATTGGCAAGCTCCTGAGCCTTGGTTCGTCGTTGATGAAGAAGATAAAATCCACACGATGATTTCTCTTCAAAGTCTTAAAAATATGCTCGAGGGCTTGAAAGATTTACAAAAAGAAAATTTTGAACTTAAGCTTGAAAAGGCTATTTATCAGCAAATTCCTATTGATTTTAACGATGTTTGGGTTGTGGCTATGGACGAGATCAAAAAGCAAGCAAAACAAGGACTTGTAGAGGTTAATATCAATCTTGAGCAGCTCATTTCAAAGATCAAAGAACAGCACCCAAATTTGTTTATGGATATGCAAAGTTTGGCTAAGGTCGTGCAATGAGAGATTACAAAGCCTTTGTAAAATACTCCAAAGCAGGTCCAAGATACACCTCATATCCTACGGCTGTGGAGTTTAGCTATAAATTTAGCTATGAAAAATATCTTGAAATTTTAAGAGAGCAAACTCAGGATTTATCGCTTTATTTTCATTTGCCTTTTTGTCGCTCGGCTTGTTATTTTTGTGGTTGCAATGTGATTTATACGGCAAAAGAAGAAAGCAAAGAGCGTTATTTGGGCTATATTTTTAAAGAACTTGAGCTTTTAAAAGATAAGACAAATACGCAAAGAAAAGTCGTTCAAATGCATTTTGGTGGCGGAACGCCTACTTTTTTCAGTGCTAAACAGCTT encodes:
- the hemB gene encoding porphobilinogen synthase: MFKRFRRLRLNTNLRAMVRENSLSTQDLIYPLFVVAGKGVRNEISSMPGVFQLSLDELLKECEELLELGIKAIILFGVVSEDKKDSIGSDALDDEGLIASTIKQIKAKFPQLFIISDLCFCEYTDHGHCGIINPCTKEVDNDATLEISAKQALVHARAGVDMIAPSGMMDGIISTLRTALDENGFENLPIMAYSTKFASSYYGPFREVADSTPSYGDRKSYQMDFANGKEALAESLEDEVQGADILMIKPALAYLDVVKELSQNTLLPICVYNVSGEYALLKAGAKLGVIDYEKVLFETMIAFKRAGAKLIITYHAKELARMLKARD
- the argF gene encoding ornithine carbamoyltransferase, producing the protein MRHFLTLRDFSKEEILELINFASSIKKEPKKLLVDKSLAMIFEKNSTRTRMAFELGIKELGGRSLFLSSNDLQISRGEPIKDTARVIGSMVDFVMLRVNSHESLLEFARYSKAPIINGLSDLYHPTQVLGDLLTIKEFNKQGKVAFIGDANNMANSWLIAASILGFEIALAIPQNYAINAEILEFAKNEAKKSGAKILITHDKFEALKGKDVVITDTWISMGEEAKKVQKLKDFEGFIVDNKAMSVANEGAIFLHCLPAYRGYEVSEEVFEAHSEVIFTEATNRLHVVKAVLCFLDKFRGI
- a CDS encoding SLC13 family permease, which produces MTQAKKTQVNNEEKLSKVLKGIALALFFQIITLLISFFYLHASFKVSVLLSIVAFLVTLWTNKALPIGVVSLLPIILFPSFGILDTHSATANYANPILFLFLGGFMIAAATEKIGLHKVIAKTFLDKFPKTPKGVISALALACVLLGSALSNSTVALLLLPVAMSISEDPFLRTRFLLAIAFAASISGITTPIGSPPNLIYLGFLESSGLESIGFATWIFMMLPLTLLMLVAMVKILSRNTKDMQLDLRAFEDVKINKKHKRMLFFLLALLVVLFLNSPIKPLYNGLGLNENLILLSFGLMMFLPKIGFLTWNDSKSIPYELIFLFGASFCIATAFSQSELGGAFEEFFLLFKDTPFIFFILFACFWAIILTSFLSTTALIAIILPIINVATGGFLTEEQRVLSMLVMTICASFSFIVPISTPPNALVFAQGGISAWDMAKYGFLLALAGVFFVAIFALVYWRWFI
- a CDS encoding DUF2603 domain-containing protein; this translates as MKELEKKDSCLEKIDKFRKSLGIKKADQTVLEITKTNNENEKTLSLKSGHWQAPEPWFVVDEEDKIHTMISLQSLKNMLEGLKDLQKENFELKLEKAIYQQIPIDFNDVWVVAMDEIKKQAKQGLVEVNINLEQLISKIKEQHPNLFMDMQSLAKVVQ